From the Verrucomicrobiia bacterium genome, one window contains:
- a CDS encoding outer membrane beta-barrel protein gives MRQGTKGTKHIKAAGVCLGLAVGGTALLHGQQTAPSNLSTNRLENLEKENQDLKKRLDTLEALAQKEGLLPSGTKPADPPVSALSDITLSGFVTTSFFHDSSEPPGNEIPGYLWNRRNDSFTLNAVKITLASPQVQNNGDKFDAGYRVSLIAGQNAPYVNSSSSSVGFDLVREAFVELNIPIGTGLDVRIGELISLLNYESGDGGAVNANFSQGYQWYFTGNPPAAGIQLGYNLTDWLNAKFRVQNGLYAGEFSNGSSKTYMGSLNFTPMKNLWFNLIGFGGREGAPYLQSDWGGSLLAGWQATEQLGFGTELDYFNFHNPASYAVPGDAPVWSTGLWTTYDFTKKVGLALRAEFLSDKDGVDASAGGVGGPLGFLNPLGTGQDLSSVALTLNYRPVPTIKIQPEIRFDHTSWAGGFVPGKQNRIVYGAGVSYLF, from the coding sequence ATGAGGCAAGGAACCAAGGGAACTAAACACATTAAAGCCGCAGGGGTGTGCCTGGGGTTGGCAGTGGGCGGCACCGCCCTGCTGCACGGCCAGCAGACCGCCCCATCCAACTTAAGCACGAACCGGCTCGAAAACCTCGAAAAAGAAAACCAGGACTTGAAAAAGCGGCTCGATACGCTCGAAGCTCTGGCTCAAAAAGAGGGATTGCTGCCCAGCGGGACCAAACCCGCTGACCCGCCGGTCTCCGCCTTGAGCGATATCACTCTAAGCGGGTTTGTGACGACCTCCTTCTTTCACGACTCGAGCGAGCCACCAGGGAATGAAATTCCGGGCTATCTTTGGAACCGAAGGAACGATTCGTTCACGCTCAATGCGGTGAAGATCACCCTCGCCAGCCCGCAGGTGCAGAACAACGGGGATAAATTCGATGCGGGCTACCGTGTCTCGCTCATCGCCGGCCAGAACGCCCCGTACGTCAACTCCTCGAGCTCGTCCGTCGGCTTTGACTTGGTGCGGGAGGCCTTCGTGGAACTGAACATCCCTATCGGAACGGGTTTGGACGTGCGAATCGGCGAACTCATCTCGCTCCTCAACTATGAATCGGGCGACGGCGGGGCAGTGAATGCCAACTTCTCGCAAGGTTACCAATGGTATTTTACCGGCAATCCACCGGCGGCGGGTATCCAGCTCGGCTACAATTTAACAGATTGGCTCAACGCAAAATTCCGGGTGCAAAACGGCCTGTATGCCGGCGAGTTTTCCAACGGCTCTTCGAAGACGTACATGGGTTCGCTCAACTTCACCCCAATGAAGAATCTTTGGTTTAACCTGATCGGGTTTGGGGGGCGTGAGGGCGCGCCTTATTTGCAATCGGACTGGGGTGGCTCGCTCCTGGCCGGATGGCAGGCGACCGAGCAGTTGGGTTTCGGCACCGAATTGGACTACTTTAACTTCCACAATCCTGCCAGTTACGCAGTCCCCGGGGATGCGCCGGTCTGGTCCACGGGCCTTTGGACAACTTACGATTTCACCAAGAAAGTCGGCTTGGCGCTGCGCGCTGAGTTTCTGAGCGATAAAGACGGCGTCGATGCCTCCGCTGGGGGTGTTGGCGGTCCTTTGGGATTCCTCAACCCGCTGGGCACTGGTCAGGACCTGTCGAGCGTCGCCCTGACCCTTAACTACAGACCCGTCCCAACAATCAAGATTCAGCCGGAAATCCGTTTTGACCATACCTCCTGGGCCGGCGGTTTCGTTCCCGGCAAACAAAACCGCATCGTTTACGGGGCGGGCGTCTCTTACCTGTTTTAA
- a CDS encoding transporter substrate-binding protein, producing the protein MKKYLFSLLIGALALAQTPISSSAETIKVGILHSLSGTMAISETSLRDSLLFAFDEINKAGGIKIGDKSYTIEPVIVDGASNWPLFAEKAKQLLEEDKVAVVFGCWTSVSRKSVLPVFEKDNGLLFYPVQYEGEELSKNIFYTAEAVNQQATPAIDYLLAQGKKKFYLIGTDYVYPQTTNLILYKYLLLHGIRLEDIGGGLRKDDSGKVISAGKYTPFGHTDYQQIVAEIKQFAASGDACVINTINGDSNVPFFKEVAAAGLTPADCPVVSFSLAEDELRSLPTKDLVGELGCWTYFMSLKTPENKHFLARWNTWLKEENHPGVVKENRAVDSPMVLSYDGAYLWKAAAEKAGSFDVDKVRKTLESGEISFDGPGGKITIQKNHHATKNVYIGETRANGQFKILKSYDQVFGEPFLLNGLDQKLTALNK; encoded by the coding sequence ATGAAAAAATACCTGTTTAGTCTGCTCATCGGCGCGCTGGCCTTGGCTCAAACGCCAATCTCCAGCTCCGCCGAAACCATCAAAGTCGGCATACTCCATTCCCTCAGCGGGACGATGGCCATTAGCGAAACCTCGTTGCGCGACTCGTTGCTATTCGCATTCGATGAAATCAACAAGGCGGGCGGCATCAAGATTGGCGATAAGAGCTATACGATCGAGCCAGTCATTGTCGATGGCGCTTCCAACTGGCCGTTGTTTGCCGAGAAAGCCAAACAACTCCTGGAAGAAGACAAAGTTGCCGTCGTTTTCGGTTGCTGGACCTCAGTCAGCCGCAAATCCGTTCTTCCGGTCTTTGAAAAGGACAACGGCCTTCTCTTTTACCCGGTCCAATACGAAGGTGAAGAGCTGTCCAAGAACATTTTCTACACGGCGGAAGCCGTCAACCAACAGGCGACTCCGGCAATCGATTACCTGCTGGCGCAGGGCAAGAAGAAATTCTATCTAATCGGGACGGACTACGTTTATCCCCAAACGACAAATTTGATCCTTTATAAATATTTGTTGCTGCACGGAATCCGGCTCGAGGACATCGGCGGCGGGTTGCGCAAAGATGATTCCGGAAAGGTGATTTCGGCCGGCAAATACACCCCCTTCGGACACACGGATTATCAGCAAATCGTTGCCGAGATTAAGCAGTTTGCCGCCAGCGGCGACGCGTGCGTGATCAACACCATCAACGGTGACTCGAACGTCCCGTTCTTCAAGGAAGTGGCTGCTGCGGGGCTCACCCCGGCGGATTGCCCGGTCGTTTCATTCAGCCTGGCGGAAGATGAGCTGCGCTCCCTGCCCACCAAAGACCTCGTGGGCGAGCTGGGTTGCTGGACTTACTTCATGTCCCTCAAAACGCCCGAGAACAAGCATTTTCTAGCCCGCTGGAATACGTGGCTAAAGGAAGAAAACCACCCGGGCGTCGTGAAAGAGAACCGGGCGGTGGACAGCCCGATGGTGCTTTCATACGACGGCGCTTATCTTTGGAAGGCGGCAGCGGAAAAGGCCGGCAGCTTCGACGTGGACAAGGTCCGTAAGACCCTCGAAAGCGGCGAAATAAGTTTTGACGGTCCGGGCGGAAAGATTACTATCCAGAAGAACCACCATGCGACAAAAAACGTTTATATCGGCGAGACCCGCGCCAACGGGCAGTTCAAAATTCTGAAATCGTATGACCAGGTTTTTGGCGAACCGTTCCTGCTCAATGGATTGGATCAAAAACTGACAGCCTTGAATAAGTGA